The uncultured Desulfobulbus sp. genome window below encodes:
- a CDS encoding TIGR03943 family protein, whose translation MFAKLLQGLVLFTWAVFFFWLYFVDPQQLAKLLHPKLWWLVVTGGAILVLFAAMTLKNIRTHQQTKPLRWNWPSIAIMLVPVFYFWYAQSAHFGSSTFLSRTTTSPGMSSSLTYAIPNTLPQQQIDQSQTITSLTQAAFFPRQLNGHSADILCQAMTNKKLPENLFICYRFQITCCAADALPIFTFIRVPKKIALPQNDDWVRVKGTIAPQTVEDRIFPLIHASSLTPEPAPPFPYIY comes from the coding sequence ATGTTCGCCAAATTACTCCAAGGACTGGTGCTGTTCACCTGGGCTGTTTTTTTCTTCTGGCTGTATTTTGTCGATCCCCAACAGCTTGCAAAACTGCTCCATCCCAAACTGTGGTGGCTGGTCGTTACTGGTGGCGCGATCCTTGTTCTCTTTGCCGCCATGACTTTAAAAAATATCCGAACCCACCAGCAGACAAAACCACTCCGCTGGAACTGGCCCTCGATCGCCATCATGCTGGTTCCGGTTTTTTATTTCTGGTACGCACAATCAGCCCACTTCGGGAGCAGTACCTTTCTCAGTAGGACAACAACCAGTCCTGGCATGTCGTCGTCCCTTACCTATGCCATACCAAACACCTTGCCCCAGCAACAGATCGACCAAAGCCAAACAATCACATCTTTGACTCAGGCCGCCTTTTTCCCTCGCCAACTCAATGGACACAGTGCTGACATCCTTTGCCAGGCAATGACCAACAAAAAACTTCCCGAAAACCTTTTCATCTGCTACCGGTTTCAAATCACCTGTTGCGCAGCAGATGCACTGCCGATCTTTACCTTTATCCGTGTCCCCAAAAAAATCGCACTCCCTCAAAACGATGACTGGGTTCGGGTCAAAGGAACAATTGCGCCTCAAACGGTGGAAGATCGCATCTTTCCACTCATCCATGCCTCTTCCCTAACCCCCGAACCGGCCCCACCCTTTCCCTATATTTATTGA
- a CDS encoding permease, whose protein sequence is MQHKTAKPLPLYKPPQMSEAAGLRRELGWVGGILFLTIAFFVLLLGQSPPYTALVNNISINFLAMMVEALPFMLIGSLAGGIIEVFVPVPLVEKLFGRHRILPIFATAAMGMIFPVCECAIIPVIRRLLGKGVPFGAAVAFLLGGPIVNPLVAASTAVAYNMDWQMVILRLGCGYLIAVMVGVLLSWRLSNAHAVIPNMGQLLNPGCGHDHCCDTGHNTSLKAKLFHAAGHAADDFFSVGHYLVIGTFIAACIRSQVPLEAFTHFLQSPWQGILIMMVMAILLNLCSEADAFIAASFRGVLPESAQLAFMVLGPMFDIKLLCMYFGVFTKKAIVVLVTSVLLLVFLTSMALHLYYYHPL, encoded by the coding sequence ATGCAACACAAAACAGCTAAACCACTTCCACTCTATAAGCCTCCACAAATGTCCGAGGCAGCAGGACTGCGTAGAGAACTGGGCTGGGTGGGGGGGATTCTCTTCCTGACCATCGCCTTTTTTGTGCTTCTGCTCGGGCAAAGCCCTCCCTACACCGCCCTGGTCAATAATATCTCAATCAATTTTCTCGCCATGATGGTCGAGGCGCTCCCGTTTATGCTGATTGGTTCTCTGGCGGGTGGCATCATAGAAGTTTTCGTCCCGGTTCCCCTGGTCGAAAAACTCTTTGGTCGGCATCGGATCTTGCCAATTTTTGCCACCGCTGCCATGGGGATGATCTTTCCGGTCTGCGAGTGCGCGATCATACCCGTCATCCGCAGACTGCTCGGCAAGGGGGTCCCCTTTGGCGCTGCCGTGGCTTTTCTTTTGGGCGGCCCCATCGTCAACCCCCTGGTGGCCGCCTCTACAGCGGTTGCCTACAACATGGACTGGCAGATGGTCATCCTCCGCCTGGGATGCGGCTATCTCATTGCGGTGATGGTCGGCGTACTGCTTTCCTGGAGACTGAGCAATGCACATGCTGTCATCCCCAACATGGGGCAGCTGCTCAACCCCGGCTGCGGGCATGATCATTGCTGTGACACGGGGCACAACACGAGCCTGAAAGCGAAACTTTTTCACGCTGCAGGGCATGCGGCCGATGATTTTTTCAGCGTAGGCCATTATCTGGTTATTGGCACCTTCATAGCTGCCTGTATTCGCAGTCAAGTCCCCCTGGAGGCATTCACCCACTTTCTCCAGTCTCCCTGGCAGGGTATTCTGATCATGATGGTCATGGCTATCCTTTTGAATCTCTGCAGCGAGGCTGATGCCTTCATCGCTGCAAGTTTTCGTGGTGTATTACCCGAGAGCGCCCAGTTGGCATTCATGGTGCTGGGACCGATGTTTGACATCAAACTTCTCTGTATGTATTTCGGTGTCTTCACCAAAAAGGCGATCGTGGTTCTGGTCACCTCTGTCCTTCTCTTGGTGTTTTTGACCTCGATGGCACTCCATTTATATTATTATCATCCGTTGTAA
- a CDS encoding Fur family transcriptional regulator: MNTLSPLPQDRLKAIFNDMGLRFTSQREVIWRLFEKNSKGLTIAQATTLLAPQKISQTTVYRTVKALEEMGYLRWVHSQEGEHRYLTSRPGHSHMLVCRICSKAVVCTDCDLSILEQLIASKTGFTVEGHYLEFYGICPDCAHATQNS, from the coding sequence ATGAACACACTCTCTCCTCTGCCACAGGACAGGCTCAAAGCCATATTCAACGACATGGGGCTTCGTTTTACCAGCCAGCGCGAGGTTATCTGGAGGCTCTTTGAAAAAAACTCCAAGGGCTTGACCATTGCCCAGGCAACGACCCTCCTTGCCCCCCAAAAAATCAGTCAGACCACCGTCTATCGCACCGTCAAGGCATTGGAGGAAATGGGGTATTTACGCTGGGTTCACTCGCAGGAAGGCGAGCACCGCTACCTGACCTCACGACCTGGCCACAGCCATATGCTCGTGTGTAGAATATGCTCCAAGGCGGTTGTCTGTACTGACTGTGACCTTTCCATACTAGAGCAGCTCATCGCCAGTAAAACCGGATTTACGGTGGAAGGCCATTACCTGGAATTTTACGGAATCTGTCCGGATTGCGCCCATGCAACACAAAACAGCTAA
- a CDS encoding metal ABC transporter ATP-binding protein has protein sequence MSTITLNNLTLGYERRPAVHHLSGVFSSGSMTAVIGPNGSGKSTLVKGITGFLRPLEGSIDRGGLKKQQIAYLPQRLEVDRSFPITVLDTILLGLWPEIGMFSGMQPKHWRRVEQAMESVGLSGFESRSINELSGGQFQRVMFARMSLQNAPVLILDEPFSAVDQQTIADLMRVIEQWHGEGRTILVVVHDFNLVRAAFPQSLLLAREPIAWGETAHVLTEENLARSKRMAQAWDQDAEVCRREGA, from the coding sequence ATGTCCACAATTACACTCAACAACCTGACCTTGGGCTACGAGCGTCGTCCTGCTGTACATCATCTTTCCGGTGTCTTTTCTTCGGGATCAATGACAGCGGTCATCGGACCCAATGGCTCAGGGAAAAGTACGCTGGTCAAAGGCATCACCGGTTTTCTGCGTCCTCTGGAGGGCTCGATAGACCGGGGTGGGCTCAAGAAACAGCAGATTGCCTACCTGCCGCAACGTCTGGAGGTCGATCGGAGTTTTCCAATTACAGTTCTAGATACTATCCTGCTCGGGCTCTGGCCTGAGATCGGCATGTTTTCGGGAATGCAGCCCAAACATTGGCGGAGGGTGGAGCAGGCCATGGAGAGCGTTGGGTTGAGCGGGTTTGAATCCCGATCGATCAATGAGCTTTCCGGTGGTCAGTTTCAGCGGGTGATGTTTGCCCGTATGTCGCTGCAAAATGCGCCTGTGCTGATTCTTGATGAACCCTTCAGTGCAGTTGACCAGCAGACCATCGCTGATTTGATGCGCGTTATTGAGCAGTGGCATGGTGAGGGGCGAACCATTCTTGTGGTGGTGCATGACTTCAACCTGGTGCGTGCCGCCTTTCCCCAGAGTTTACTGCTGGCTCGTGAGCCCATTGCCTGGGGCGAGACCGCGCACGTGCTGACAGAGGAAAACCTTGCCCGATCAAAGCGCATGGCTCAGGCTTGGGACCAGGATGCCGAAGTCTGCCGCAGGGAGGGCGCATGA
- a CDS encoding metal ABC transporter permease has product MNTFVDIFISPFQEFLFMRHALVACFALALGCGPVGMLLVLRRMSLMGDALSHAVLPGAAIGFLVSGLSLYSMTIGGIVVGLLVALMAGLVSRYTTLREDASFAALYLVSIAVGVLIISLRGTNVDLIHVLFGTILAVDDPALILVASITTLTLFTLALIYRPLLVECFDPDYLQSVGGHGGLMHALFLVLVVFNLVAGFTALGTLMAVGMLMLPAASAHFWGNQYWTTSLVAVGLALFSGYCGLLLSYYFNLPTGPSIILVAGGCYLFSLAFGRKGSLLSRYQPGSHLTG; this is encoded by the coding sequence ATGAACACCTTTGTCGATATTTTTATCTCACCGTTCCAGGAATTTCTTTTCATGCGCCATGCTCTGGTGGCTTGCTTTGCCCTGGCGTTGGGGTGTGGACCGGTCGGTATGCTGCTGGTGCTGCGGCGCATGAGTCTGATGGGCGATGCGCTTTCGCACGCGGTGCTGCCGGGGGCTGCCATTGGCTTTCTTGTTTCTGGCCTGTCACTCTACTCCATGACCATCGGCGGTATTGTTGTTGGCCTGTTGGTAGCGCTCATGGCTGGGCTGGTTTCGCGCTATACCACGTTGCGTGAGGATGCCAGTTTTGCCGCCCTCTACCTGGTGTCGATCGCAGTTGGTGTTCTTATCATTTCTCTGCGCGGCACCAATGTAGATCTGATTCATGTCCTCTTTGGGACCATTCTCGCGGTTGATGACCCCGCCCTGATTCTGGTCGCTTCTATTACTACCCTGACCCTCTTTACCCTGGCGCTTATTTATCGCCCCCTGCTGGTGGAATGCTTTGACCCGGATTATCTGCAGTCAGTGGGCGGGCACGGCGGCTTGATGCACGCGCTTTTTTTGGTGCTGGTAGTGTTTAATCTGGTGGCCGGTTTTACCGCTCTGGGAACCCTGATGGCGGTTGGCATGCTGATGCTGCCGGCGGCCTCTGCACATTTCTGGGGCAACCAGTATTGGACAACCTCCCTGGTGGCCGTTGGTCTTGCCCTGTTTTCCGGGTACTGCGGCCTGCTCCTCTCGTATTATTTCAATTTACCCACAGGGCCATCCATTATCTTGGTGGCTGGCGGCTGTTATCTTTTTTCTCTTGCTTTTGGCAGAAAAGGCAGCCTGTTGAGTCGATATCAGCCAGGCTCTCATTTAACCGGATAA
- a CDS encoding metal ABC transporter substrate-binding protein: protein MHSIRSITFVFCAFFWLAGTALAATPLKVVASFSILGDMVTQLGGDTVEVVTLVGPDEDAHVFEPSPADAKVLKSADLVIVNGLGFEGWLDRLVQASGFSGKIVVASAGIKPRAMGMEENEDEHEQHHGEEHHHQPGHGHDDAQHGEHEQAAGHHHHHHGDVDPHAWQSLANGMIYAHNISKALIAADPAHAAAYQQAEASYVGQIKSLESWVTQQLVTIPEANRRMITSHDAFGYFGDAYGVTILSPVGVTTASEASAGGVKELIRQIKREHITAVFVENISDRRLIDQIAREAQVQVEGELYSDALSKTDGPAASYLTMFRSNVEKIVTAMRRGL from the coding sequence ATGCATTCAATACGATCAATTACCTTTGTTTTCTGTGCCTTCTTCTGGCTGGCTGGAACCGCTCTGGCAGCAACGCCCTTGAAAGTGGTGGCGAGTTTCAGCATTCTGGGAGACATGGTCACCCAGCTGGGTGGGGATACGGTTGAGGTCGTCACTCTGGTGGGGCCGGACGAGGACGCCCATGTTTTTGAACCATCACCCGCCGATGCCAAGGTCCTGAAAAGTGCGGATCTGGTCATTGTCAATGGCCTGGGGTTTGAAGGCTGGCTGGATCGGCTGGTGCAGGCCTCTGGCTTTTCCGGAAAGATCGTTGTTGCCAGTGCAGGCATCAAGCCCCGAGCCATGGGCATGGAGGAAAACGAGGACGAACACGAGCAGCATCATGGGGAGGAACACCACCACCAGCCTGGACATGGTCACGATGACGCTCAGCACGGGGAACACGAACAAGCAGCCGGACACCATCACCACCACCATGGCGATGTTGACCCCCACGCCTGGCAGAGCCTGGCCAATGGCATGATCTATGCTCACAATATCTCCAAGGCCTTGATTGCGGCAGATCCTGCCCATGCTGCAGCCTATCAGCAGGCAGAGGCAAGTTACGTCGGTCAAATCAAGAGTCTGGAATCCTGGGTTACGCAACAGTTGGTTACAATCCCCGAGGCGAACAGGCGAATGATAACCTCCCACGATGCCTTTGGCTATTTCGGAGATGCCTATGGTGTGACCATACTCTCGCCCGTGGGCGTGACCACGGCAAGTGAAGCCTCGGCCGGTGGGGTGAAAGAGTTGATTCGTCAGATCAAACGAGAGCATATCACCGCTGTCTTTGTGGAAAACATCAGCGATCGACGTTTGATTGACCAGATCGCCCGGGAGGCTCAGGTCCAGGTTGAAGGAGAACTCTATTCTGATGCTCTATCAAAAACCGATGGGCCTGCGGCAAGCTATCTGACAATGTTTCGCTCCAATGTGGAAAAAATCGTCACCGCCATGCGACGAGGTCTCTGA